Proteins encoded in a region of the Sparus aurata chromosome 6, fSpaAur1.1, whole genome shotgun sequence genome:
- the asip1 gene encoding agouti signaling protein 1, with protein sequence MQAFLLFGCFVLAVTEYVLSSAHMVPDEGLSSNRVFVSGALSQNLEMGTPPVVIVELPKAEKKNKKSKKQKKNKFGVKKRPPPPANCIPVGGSCKSPGNVCCDFCAFCKCRLFRTVCYCRMGNPRC encoded by the exons ATGCAGGCCTTCCTGTTGTTTGGCTGTTTTGTGCTCGCCGTGACAGAGTACGTCCTCAGCTCGGCTCACATGGTCCCTGACGAGGGGCTCTCGAGCAACAGGGTCTTTGTTTCTGGTGCTCTGTCTCAAAACCTTGAGATGGGAACACCTCCTGTAGTTATTGTAG AGTTGCCTAAAGCagaaaagaagaacaagaaatccaagaaacagaaaaag AACAAATTTGGTGTGAAGAAgcgccctcctcctcccgctaACTGCATTCCCGTGGGGGGAAGCTGTAAATCTCCAGGCAACGTGTGCTGTGATTTCTGCGCCTTCTGCAAGTGTCGGCTCTTCAGAACTGTGTGTTACTGCCGAATGGGCAACCCTCGCTGCTGA